One window of the Trifolium pratense cultivar HEN17-A07 linkage group LG2, ARS_RC_1.1, whole genome shotgun sequence genome contains the following:
- the LOC123910130 gene encoding NAC transcription factor 29-like: MCHIIRRRNHNQTLFCNQLMETNTSSELPPGFRFHPTDEELIVHYLCNQATSKPCPASIIPEVDIYKFDPWELPDKSEFGENEWYFFSPRERKYPNGVRPNRATLSGYWKATGTDKAINSGSKQIGVKKSLVFYKGRPPKGIKTNWIMHEYRLIGSQKQTSKHIGSMRLDDWVLCRIYKKKQMGKTLQQKEEYSTLQFNDSTITNNDGEQEMMNMNLPRTCSLTYLLDMNHFGPILCDGSTFDFQIHNSNTGIDSFLKPQPVEINNYYEADSQSTITNQPIFVKQMHNYLG, encoded by the exons ATGTGTCACATTATCAGAAGAAGAAACCATAACCAAACTCTCTTCTGTAATCAATTAATGGAGActaatacaagctctgaactcCCTCCTGGCTTTAGATTTCACCCAACAGATGAAGAACTAATTGTGCATTACCTTTGTAATCAAGCCACTTCAAAGCCTTGCCCTGCATCTATCATTCCAGAAGTTGATATCTATAAATTTGATCCATGGGAATTGCCTg ATAAATCTGAGTTTGGAGAGAATGAATGGTATTTCTTTAGCCCAAGAGAAAGAAAGTACCCAAATGGGGTGAGGCCTAACAGAGCAACTTTATCTGGATATTGGAAAGCTACTGGCACAGACAAGGCAATCAATAGTGGATCAAAGCAAATTGGGGTGAAGAAATCTTTAGTCTTTTACAAGGGTAGGCCACCAAAGGGTATCAAAACTAATTGGATTATGCACGAGTACAGATTGATTGGATCTCAAAAACAAACTAGCAAGCATATTGGATCCATGAGA CTAGATGACTGGGTTTTGTGCAGAATCTATAAGAAGAAACAAATGGGAAAAACATTGCAGCAAAAGGAGGAGTATTCAACACTTCAGTTTAATGATTCTACAATTACAAATAATGATGGTGAACAAGAAATGATGAACATGAACCTTCCAAGGACTTGTTCTCTTACCTATCTATTGGATATGAATCACTTTGGTCCAATCTTATGTGATGGCTCAACCTTTGATTTTCAAATACACAATTCCAATACTGGAATAGACTCTTTTTTAAAACCTCAGCCAGTTGAAATCAATAACTATTATGAAGCAGATTCACAGAGTACCATCACCAATCAGCCAATATTTGTGAAACAAATGCATAATTATTTAGGATAA